The uncultured Desulfobulbus sp. genome window below encodes:
- a CDS encoding NAD(P) transhydrogenase subunit alpha has product MTAVYLTFIFVLAIFLGFELISKVPSTLHTPLMSGSNAISGITLIGALASMQTSHHGVTVFLGTLAVILATINVVGGYMVTDRMLAMFKKKDQGGAQ; this is encoded by the coding sequence ATGACTGCCGTTTATCTGACTTTTATATTTGTCCTGGCGATTTTTCTGGGTTTTGAGCTGATCTCCAAGGTGCCGTCTACCTTGCATACCCCCCTGATGTCGGGTTCCAATGCAATCTCAGGTATCACCCTGATCGGCGCCCTTGCCTCCATGCAGACCTCTCATCATGGGGTGACCGTGTTCCTGGGAACACTGGCCGTGATTCTGGCCACAATCAATGTTGTTGGTGGCTACATGGTCACCGATCGTATGCTGGCCATGTTTAAGAAGAAAGACCAGGGGGGCGCACAATGA